The genomic interval ACGAGTGGACGACCGATCGCGGCGCCGCGTCGCTCAATGACTATGCGCGCGCCAACGATCCCTTCACCAAGGTCGGCCGCCAGCAGATCGCCGTCGAAGTCTCCAGCGTGCTGCGCGCCTCGCCGGATTCCTTCCGCGTCGCCTGGACTGAAAAGCGTTACGAGAACGGCCAGCTCGCCGGCTCCGAGCGCTGGACCGCGATCCTCACCATCGTCATCCAGACGCCCCGCGACGCCGAGCGGCTGCGCGCCAATCCGCTCGGGATCTACGTCAACGCCATCTCCTGGTCGCGGGAGATGTCCCAATGAGCGCCACCTTCCGCATCTCCGGTTCTCCGTCTTTCCGTCTTTCCGGTTTGGCGATTGCGCTCCTGTCAGCAACCATGCTGGCCGGATGCGCGACATATAAGCCGCCCTCAATCAGCTACGACAACGACGTGCCGCCGCTGCCGGCCGTGCCGGCGCCGGTGACGGAGCAACCGCCGCGTCCTCTCCAGACGCCGCCCGCTTGGGCGCCCGCGCACGGCGGAAGCGCCGCCAGCACGCCGACCGGTCGGGTTCAAAACGCCAATGCCGCCGCCCGCGTCGAACCACGACGCGAGGGCTACTACAACGCGATCCAGATTTATCCGTGGAGTGAAGGCGCGCTTTATCAGGTTTATGCCGCTCCCGGTCAGATCACCAACATCGCGCTCGAGCCGGGCGAAAGCCTGACCGGCGCCGGTCCGATCGCCGCCGGCGACACCGCCCGCTGGATTATCGGTGATACCGAAAGCGGAGCGGGCCTGTCGCGTCGCGTCCACATCCTGGTGAAGCCGACGCGCACCGACATCACGACCAACCTCGTCATCACGACCGATCGACGCATGTACATGCTCGAGCTGAGAGCGGGCACTACGCCTTACATGCCGGCCGTCGCATGGGCCTATCCCGCGCCTCCAGCGTGGCAGCGCACGAAGGTCCCGGCGATGCCGATCATCCCCGCCGCTACCGCGCGTAACTACCGATATGGCATCACTGGCGACACGCCGCCGTGGCGGCCGGTCGGCGTCTATGATGACGGGCGGCGCGTTTATGTCGAGTTTCCGCGCGGGATCGCGCAGGGCGAGATGCCGCCTATCTTCGTCCTCGGCTCCGACGGCGAAGCGCAGATCGTCAATAGCCGCATCTACCACAACATCCTGATCGTCGACCGCATCTTCGGCGCCGCGGAGCTGCGCCTCGGCAGCGGCGACCGGCAGCAGACCGTCAGGATCGTGCGAACCGATGGGAAGCCTGCATCATGAGCGACACCGAGAACGACACCCCCGAACCGCAGCACCAATCGGCGCCCGCCGCCGATTCAACCGCGCCCATGCGCCTGCGCGCCGAACCGCCGCGCGTCACGCGCCTGTCGCGCAAGGTCCTGGCAAGTGTCGGCCTTGTCGCCAGCATCGGTGTCGGTGGAGCGCTCATCTACGCGCTCCAGACCCGCGACCACGGCAAAGCCGCCGAGGAACTCTATTCGACGGACAACCGAGCGACCGCCGACGGGCTCGCGGGATTGCCTCGCGACTACACCGGTCCCGTGCTCGGTCCGGCGCTGCCCGGAGACCTCGGCCGCCCCATCGTCAAGGCGCAGAACCGCGGCCAGCCCGTTACGCCGCCCGCGATGTCGGCGACGCCGCGCGTTGACCCCGAAGAGCAACGTCGTCTCGCAGAGATCGAAGCGGCACGCACCAGCCGCGTGTTCTTCCAAAGCGGGCCGAGATCGACGCCGGCGACGCCCGCAGGCATGACCAATCCCGGTCTTGCCGGCCTTGGAGCTATCCCGCAGCCTGGTGCTCCCACAGCGCAGGATCGCCAGCTTGCGTTCCTCAACGCGCCTGTCGATCGTCGTACCGTCGCCGCCGATCGAGTCATGGCGCCCGTGTCGCCCTATGTGCTGCAGGCCGGCGCCGTCATTTCGGCCGCCCTCATTACCGGCATTCGCTCCGATCTGCCGGGCCAGATCACCGCGCAGGTGACCGAGAACATCTACGACAGTCCGACCGGCCACATCCTCCTCGTTCCGCAAGGCACCCGCATCATCGGTGAATACAGCAATGACGTTGGCTACGGACAGCGTCGTGTTCTGCTTGTGTGGAGCCGTCTGATCTTCCCGAACGGCCGTTCCATCGTGCTCGAGCGCCAGCCCGGCGCCGATCCGATGGGTTATGCGGGCCTGGAAGATAGCGTCGACTATCACTGGTGGGATCTCGCCAAGGCCGCAGGACTTTCGACCTTGCTGTCCGTCGGCTCTGAACTCGCCGTCGACGACGACGACCGGCTTCTCCGCGCCATCCGCAACGGCGGCCAGGACACGATCAACGACGCCGGCCAGCAAATCATTCGGCGTCAGCTCCGGGTGGCCCCGACGCTGACGATCCGGCCAGGCTTCCCGGTCCGGGTCATCGTCACGCGCGATCTCATCCTCGAGCCTTACGGGAGCTGACATGACAAAGCTGAAACTAGGCCCCATCGCCGACGAAAAACCGGTCAAGGTGACGCTGGAACTGCCCGCCAGCCTCCATCGCGATCTTGCGGCCTATGCCGAGATCCTTGGTCGGGAGACCAATCATCCACCAACCGATCCCATTCGGCTGATAGTACCCATGTTGCAGCGCTTCATCGCCACTGATCGGGCTTTTGCGAAGGCGCGACGTTCTATGGGGGCCGGAAAAGCAGATACCTAAGTCCATCGGCCCAGTTGGTGCGAATAAGCATTCGCTGCGCAGTTAATGTACAAAGCCCTTGGCGATATGCGCTCCGAGCGCCACAACCAATAGCCACAACGCTTCATCCCAATGATTGAATCCGTCCCGCTGCAAAAAGCGCTCTTTCAGGATCAGGGCGAAGGCCACGCAAAATGCCGAATAGAGCCCGATCCAGAACGAGACCGCCGTGAGATAGCCGGCCTTACCGTATGTTCCGATGACAGCCGAAATCGCCAGCTTCGTGGAAAAGCGGCGGAGCGTCAGGCGTGATGCAGCATCGAGATGGAAGACCATGACTCGGTTGAGTGGGATCGAGGAATTTGAACATGCCTAGCCGTCTCCAAGTAAAGACGGCATCAAATTTTCCGACCCTATGAGACAGGACGCTTCAGCCGGATCGCGACTTTCCCTATACGGTTCTTACAGAACCGCCCCAAATCTTGCGCTGTCTTGAGATTGCCGATGTTAACCGTGCATCCATGCGGCACGCGCGCGATCCATGTCGTTGGCTCAAAGTGTTACGTGACCCCGATGAGCGCTCACGTACACAATTACGGTTGCTCAAGCGTCAGGTCGCTTTCATCATCTTATTTAGTTCCCCGACGCTGATCATTGATCAGCACAGACCACTCCTCTTCCTAAGCTTGATCCACCTGATGTTCGGGTTTTCGGCGCTGATGGTGTTCGGCGCAGCCCTGTTCAAGCGACAGCCAATTCCCCCCGCGAGCTTGTGCATCTGGGATCATGGCCTAGCCATGCTTGTTCTGATGCTGATTAGCTCAGCCGTGCTCAGGGCGTGGCCGTAAATGCAAATACGCCAAGGCCAAATATCTCGCAGCAGATCCGGTAGCAGTCGCTCGCCCCTCAATCTCGCCAAACAGGCAGATTTCGCAGCAGCCATCGCACCGACAACCGTTCCGGCGAGTGGCGTGCGCAGCGCCGCGCTTGAAGATGGAAGCGGTGTGTTCCGATGGCCGCAGGTCGCTCTGG from Labrys wisconsinensis carries:
- the trbG gene encoding P-type conjugative transfer protein TrbG, translated to MSATFRISGSPSFRLSGLAIALLSATMLAGCATYKPPSISYDNDVPPLPAVPAPVTEQPPRPLQTPPAWAPAHGGSAASTPTGRVQNANAAARVEPRREGYYNAIQIYPWSEGALYQVYAAPGQITNIALEPGESLTGAGPIAAGDTARWIIGDTESGAGLSRRVHILVKPTRTDITTNLVITTDRRMYMLELRAGTTPYMPAVAWAYPAPPAWQRTKVPAMPIIPAATARNYRYGITGDTPPWRPVGVYDDGRRVYVEFPRGIAQGEMPPIFVLGSDGEAQIVNSRIYHNILIVDRIFGAAELRLGSGDRQQTVRIVRTDGKPAS
- a CDS encoding DUF2274 domain-containing protein, with protein sequence MTKLKLGPIADEKPVKVTLELPASLHRDLAAYAEILGRETNHPPTDPIRLIVPMLQRFIATDRAFAKARRSMGAGKADT
- a CDS encoding TrbI/VirB10 family protein; the protein is MSDTENDTPEPQHQSAPAADSTAPMRLRAEPPRVTRLSRKVLASVGLVASIGVGGALIYALQTRDHGKAAEELYSTDNRATADGLAGLPRDYTGPVLGPALPGDLGRPIVKAQNRGQPVTPPAMSATPRVDPEEQRRLAEIEAARTSRVFFQSGPRSTPATPAGMTNPGLAGLGAIPQPGAPTAQDRQLAFLNAPVDRRTVAADRVMAPVSPYVLQAGAVISAALITGIRSDLPGQITAQVTENIYDSPTGHILLVPQGTRIIGEYSNDVGYGQRRVLLVWSRLIFPNGRSIVLERQPGADPMGYAGLEDSVDYHWWDLAKAAGLSTLLSVGSELAVDDDDRLLRAIRNGGQDTINDAGQQIIRRQLRVAPTLTIRPGFPVRVIVTRDLILEPYGS